In a genomic window of Aerosakkonema funiforme FACHB-1375:
- a CDS encoding helix-turn-helix domain-containing protein — MSSDPSELDDSPQGKISLKHSSYAKLLTPFQRKMLQKSLQDNLSEQYRQRIEIMLLADEGKTQTQICKALGCSQGTARHWIFMAQAGLAHNWDDNPIGRPKSVNEQYLERLKELVSQSPKEFGYPFRRWTAQWLSKHLAKELGIEVSDRHINRLLKDMGLSTRPKPTPVEDIAPNANRLAIRDLTETSVSVSPEFWPFNSIR; from the coding sequence ATGTCAAGCGATCCCTCCGAACTCGACGATTCGCCGCAAGGCAAGATTTCACTAAAACACTCCAGTTACGCAAAACTACTGACACCTTTTCAACGAAAAATGCTGCAAAAAAGTCTGCAAGATAACTTATCCGAACAGTACCGCCAGCGCATCGAAATAATGTTGTTGGCAGACGAAGGTAAAACTCAAACCCAAATTTGTAAAGCTTTGGGATGCTCTCAAGGAACGGCACGCCATTGGATTTTCATGGCACAAGCTGGGCTAGCTCATAACTGGGATGATAACCCAATTGGCCGCCCTAAAAGCGTTAACGAACAATATCTAGAGCGTTTAAAAGAACTGGTAAGCCAGAGCCCGAAAGAATTTGGCTATCCATTTCGACGCTGGACAGCACAATGGCTGAGTAAGCATCTAGCCAAAGAGTTGGGTATTGAAGTGAGCGATCGCCATATCAATCGCTTGCTCAAAGACATGGGACTATCCACCCGGCCAAAACCAACTCCTGTCGAGGATATCGCACCAAATGCCAACCGTTTAGCGATTCGCGATTTAACGGAAACCTCCGTTTCAGTTTCCCCCGAATTTTGGCCTTTCAATTCCATTCGTTGA
- a CDS encoding tyrosine-type recombinase/integrase yields the protein MSSPSPSNQLSAINQRLKAGQIGVTIIQKGNRLYLRGTLPPRPGSDKDKPHQQEIALGIEATSAGMRTAEKEARKVGGLLSVGEFSWWPYLRHTGVGRENKTIGDWVNSLEKDYFIRRAKNPQSISTWKTNYVEVYSKLPPTEYLSKEILMSAIVSVPPDTRMRQKVCMALDKLVEFADFKFDAKRFSGDYSPTKVQKRNLPSDEAILFWYEKLSLRAWQWCFGMMATYGLRPHEVFHLDLADFQKGSGVLKVLEGKTGERKVWPLHPEWVEEWSLMDVAIPNVHAASNKELGHRVCQYFRRQGMEFKPYDLRHAWAARSIQYGLEVSLAAKQMGHSVAIHIQTYHAWIDEYHHQQAYERLLSRSDRPLPPQRREGKDEESEN from the coding sequence ATGAGTTCTCCTTCTCCGTCAAATCAATTAAGTGCAATCAATCAAAGGCTGAAGGCTGGCCAAATTGGAGTAACAATTATCCAAAAAGGCAATCGTTTGTATTTACGAGGAACTTTGCCGCCACGTCCGGGTAGTGATAAAGATAAACCGCATCAGCAGGAAATTGCTTTGGGGATTGAAGCGACATCGGCTGGGATGAGGACGGCAGAAAAAGAAGCACGAAAAGTAGGAGGGCTTCTTTCCGTAGGGGAATTTTCTTGGTGGCCTTATTTACGCCATACCGGGGTCGGACGAGAAAATAAGACGATTGGAGATTGGGTGAACTCCTTAGAGAAAGATTATTTTATCCGTCGCGCTAAAAATCCACAGTCAATTTCAACGTGGAAAACAAATTACGTAGAGGTATATAGTAAATTACCGCCAACCGAATATCTATCAAAAGAAATATTGATGAGCGCGATCGTGTCTGTGCCACCGGATACTCGGATGCGGCAGAAGGTGTGTATGGCGTTGGATAAGTTAGTAGAATTCGCCGATTTTAAGTTTGATGCTAAAAGGTTTAGTGGGGATTATTCTCCCACAAAAGTGCAGAAACGAAATTTACCCAGCGATGAAGCGATATTATTTTGGTACGAAAAGCTCTCTCTACGGGCGTGGCAGTGGTGTTTCGGGATGATGGCGACTTACGGGCTGCGACCGCATGAGGTGTTTCATTTGGATTTGGCAGATTTTCAGAAAGGGTCGGGCGTGTTGAAGGTGTTGGAGGGAAAAACTGGAGAAAGAAAAGTTTGGCCGCTGCATCCAGAATGGGTGGAGGAATGGTCGCTGATGGATGTGGCGATACCCAATGTCCACGCTGCAAGTAATAAAGAGTTGGGACATAGGGTTTGTCAATATTTTCGGCGGCAGGGTATGGAGTTTAAACCTTATGACCTTCGCCATGCTTGGGCGGCAAGAAGTATCCAGTACGGATTGGAGGTGTCGCTGGCGGCGAAGCAGATGGGTCATTCGGTGGCGATTCACATTCAGACGTATCATGCTTGGATAGATGAGTATCATCACCAGCAGGCTTATGAGAGGTTGTTGAGTAGGAGCGATCGGCCTTTGCCGCCCCAGCGCAGGGAGGGAAAAGATGAAGAGTCTGAAAATTGA
- a CDS encoding HlyD family efflux transporter periplasmic adaptor subunit translates to MPNTSNSFAGFELNHHELQTLSNEAEFPNSTNGKVTHTDDWSYATKELLDSLPKTWTRGLLYFLVIFVAIVLPWSMLYKVDETGTARGRLELKGDTVKREADIQGSVAVVKVRVKEGDEIKANQILVELDSKSVRDEIQQNEIKLSGQQNRFSQLEIQKNQLGIAIAAQQQQNKVQELEKQTQVAQAEQSFDTLKTAYNFQKEEKIAQLAQAQQNFDALKTTYNFQKEEKLAQVAQVRQSIESSQAAYNLAAVRLEKAQEKFQRHKLAFDGGAISKDRFAEVVQSVEESYQQRRQAQSDISQTQSRLTEQQGSYEKIIHQAESDIKQAELRLKEQQGNYQRIIRQAQSDIEQAKLRLEEQKRGYQSLVQSGKISVSKIEQQLTDLNTQIAAAKSEIEQTKNQINSLKEQLEKYLIRAPFDGTIFQLPITREGAVVQPKQLIAEIARKGTPLVFKGQILTSESESLRSGNQQKDANLKFDEYPFQDYEVVKGKLSWVSPNSKITQTAQGNLTTYDVEIELSQSCIQPKSKCIAFKSGQPATAEIIIRQRRLIDFILDPFKKLQKGDLKL, encoded by the coding sequence ATGCCTAACACATCAAACTCATTTGCTGGATTTGAGCTTAATCACCACGAACTACAAACTTTGTCTAATGAAGCAGAATTTCCTAACTCTACGAATGGCAAAGTTACCCATACTGATGATTGGTCTTATGCTACCAAGGAATTACTCGATAGCTTGCCAAAAACTTGGACGCGAGGATTACTATATTTTTTGGTAATTTTTGTAGCTATTGTTTTACCTTGGTCAATGCTTTACAAGGTTGATGAAACGGGTACTGCTAGAGGAAGACTTGAACTTAAGGGAGATACCGTTAAGCGAGAAGCAGATATTCAAGGTAGCGTTGCAGTTGTTAAAGTGCGCGTTAAAGAAGGAGATGAAATAAAAGCTAACCAGATTTTAGTAGAACTGGATTCTAAATCAGTTCGAGATGAAATTCAGCAGAATGAAATTAAACTGTCAGGTCAACAAAATCGGTTTAGCCAGTTGGAAATCCAGAAAAATCAGTTAGGGATTGCTATTGCTGCTCAACAGCAACAAAACAAAGTTCAAGAATTGGAAAAACAAACACAAGTCGCTCAAGCAGAGCAGAGTTTTGATACGCTCAAAACCGCTTACAACTTTCAAAAAGAAGAGAAAATCGCCCAATTAGCGCAAGCACAGCAGAATTTTGATGCTTTGAAGACTACATACAACTTCCAAAAAGAAGAAAAACTCGCACAAGTTGCTCAAGTAAGGCAAAGTATTGAATCTAGCCAAGCCGCCTATAATTTAGCAGCAGTTCGTTTGGAAAAAGCTCAGGAAAAATTTCAACGCCATAAATTAGCTTTTGATGGAGGTGCAATTTCAAAAGACCGATTTGCAGAAGTAGTACAGTCTGTAGAAGAAAGCTATCAACAACGCCGACAAGCGCAATCGGATATTTCCCAAACACAATCTCGCTTAACAGAACAACAAGGTAGCTATGAAAAGATTATCCATCAAGCTGAGTCTGATATTAAACAAGCTGAACTTCGTCTAAAAGAGCAACAGGGTAACTACCAGAGAATTATTCGTCAGGCTCAATCTGATATTGAGCAAGCCAAGCTGCGTTTGGAAGAACAAAAACGCGGTTATCAAAGCTTGGTTCAATCTGGAAAAATATCTGTCTCGAAAATAGAACAGCAGCTAACCGATTTGAACACACAAATTGCTGCTGCAAAATCGGAAATCGAGCAAACAAAAAATCAGATTAATTCTCTTAAAGAGCAGCTAGAAAAATATCTGATTCGTGCGCCGTTTGATGGCACTATTTTTCAACTTCCTATTACGCGGGAAGGTGCGGTAGTACAACCTAAACAATTGATTGCTGAGATTGCACGAAAGGGAACTCCCCTGGTGTTCAAGGGACAGATTCTTACTTCCGAAAGCGAATCTTTACGCTCAGGTAATCAGCAGAAAGATGCCAATCTGAAATTTGATGAGTATCCTTTCCAAGATTACGAAGTTGTGAAAGGCAAACTGAGTTGGGTATCACCCAATTCTAAGATTACGCAAACAGCGCAAGGAAATCTAACTACTTATGATGTGGAAATTGAATTGTCTCAGAGTTGTATTCAGCCAAAAAGTAAGTGTATTGCTTTCAAGTCGGGTCAACCTGCAACGGCTGAAATAATTATCCGTCAGCGTCGCCTGATTGACTTTATTCTTGACCCGTTTAAGAAGTTGCAAAAAGGCGATTTGAAGCTGTAA